The Megalobrama amblycephala isolate DHTTF-2021 linkage group LG7, ASM1881202v1, whole genome shotgun sequence genome window below encodes:
- the smdt1b gene encoding single-pass membrane protein with aspartate-rich tail 1b, with product MASLVGLLSRAFFIRNTATLSRNTGPKLVNATGPTLSRAAVSNTSGGVLPKPVKVPFGLTRMVIVVIPFLYVGNLISKNFAALLEEHEIFVPDDDDDDD from the exons ATGGCGTCGTTGGTGGGTCTTCTCTCTCGAGCTTTTTTCATTAGAAATACAGCAACGCTGAGCCGCAACACTGGCCCAAAACTGGTGAATGCGACAGGACCGACTCTCAGCCGAGCCGCCGTGTCAAACACATCGGGAGGTGTCCTTCCTAAACCAGTTAAG GTCCCGTTCGGTCTGACCCGTATGGTGATAGTGGTGATTCCCTTCCTCTATGTTGGCAATCTGATCAGTAAAAATTTCGCTGCCCTTCTGGAAGAACATGAGATCTTCGTcccagatgatgatgatgatgatgactga
- the triobpa gene encoding TRIO and F-actin-binding protein isoform X2, translating to MSLDLLNCKKGWMYLLDEDEEWRKHWFVIADSELRYYRDSDAEERDEADGEIYLHHCLRVEEFDADKNYGLQLHMHDGLVTLSAMTSRIRRNWIDTLRRRISFRDSAESIQHQDNSDISDRENSSSQNALSRTSPAPHDPGSDVIGPYQDETDMTSSPLTNRREAGEGRDRDHERRLEDRTKWFQEGISDREGEDPWEKVELKKGATPVVLTKPRVPDAQTVPDIERKWADFEQLPIGENRSPVGSQNPQATNEVLQREVVSLRQQIEALRQVRVAAGVAGLCGPDAPCALRLEQMEREHRERLKEIHNEHERERREMERDKQRLLQEEARNTVQAMEALKKAHQEEIERLKGHGGGEPTDPSVKEQLHESLSLQRELDGLSERYSQQCVELNRIQNSTEDRDGQIRQKERDMEQLRQENQELQARLTEEISLMRSFITGQRSGVVPLGSYERSTSELEMLLKVKESEVEYLHKEISCLRKEVQTLTKENEALSERYKEVYVELSELRGRSERDINALKEHLKLTDAALEEGRLLGNRSTDQ from the exons ATGTCG CTTGACCTTCTGAACTGTAAAAAGGGATGGATGTATTTGTTGGATGAAGATGAAGAG TGGAGGAAGCACTGGTTTGTTATCGCTGACTCAGAACTGAGATACTATAGAGACTCTGATGCTGAAGAG agagatgaggcagatggGGAGATTTATTTACATCACTGTCTGCGAGTGGAGGAATTTGATGCCGACAAAAACTATGGACTTCAACTGCAT ATGCACGATGGACTGGTGACCCTGTCAGCGATGACCTCCAGAATCAGGAGGAACTGGATCGACACACTGAGGAGGAGGATCTCCTTCAGGGATTCAGCTGAAAGCATCCA ACACCAAGACAACAGTGACATCAGCGACAGAGAGAACTCCAGTTCCCAGAATGCACTATCCCGAACCTCTCCCGCACCCCACGACCCAGGGTCAGACGTTATCGGTCCATATCAAGATGAAACCGACATGACGTCCTCACCTTTAACCAATCGGAGGGAGGCAGGCGAGGGCCGTGACCGAGATCACGAAAGACGTCTGGAGGACAGAACCAAGTGGTTCCAGGAGGGAATATCCGACAGGGAGGGCGAGGACCCCTGGGAAAAGGTGGAGTTGAAGAAGGGTGCCACTCCGGTGGTTCTGACCAAGCCGAGGGTTCCTGACGCTCAGACGGTGCCGGACATCGAGAGGAAGTGGGCGGACTTTGAGCAGCTTCCTATCGGAGAGAACAGGTCACCTGTTGGTTCCCAGAATCCGCAGGCGACGAATGAGGTGCTTCAGCGAGAG GTGGTGTCTCTGAGGCAGCAGATCGAGGCTCTTCGTCAGGTGCGTGTGGCGGCCGGTGTCGCGGGTCTCTGCGGTCCTGACGCGCCCTGCGCTCTGAGACTGGAGCAGATGGAGAGAGAGCACAGAGAGAGACTGAAGGAGATACACAACGAGCACGAGAGAGAAcgcagagagatggagagagacaAACAGAGACTGCTGCAAGAGGAAGCCAGAAATACTGTTCAGG CTATGGAGGCTCTGAAGAAAGCTCATCAAGAGGAGATTGAGAGACTGAAGGGTCATGGAGGAGGAGAGCCAACAGACCCCTCCGTCAAAGAACAGCT ACACGAGTCGCTCTCTCTGCAGCGGGAGCTGGACGGACTGTCGGAGCGTTATTCCCAGCAGTGTGTGGAGCTCAACCGCATCCAGAACAGCACTGAAGATCGAGACGGACAGATCCGACAGAAGGAGAGAGACATGGAGCAGCTCCGCCAGGAGAACCAG GAACTGCAGGCGCGTCTGACGGAGGAGATAAGTCTCATGCGATCCTTCATCACAGGTCAAAGGTCAGGAGTTGTCCCCCTTGGCAGCTACGAAAGGAGCACCTCCGAATTAGAG ATGTTGCTGAAAGTGAAGGAGAGTGAGGTGGAGTATCTTCACAAGGAGATCAGCTGTCTCAGGAAAGAGGTCCAAACTCTAACTAAG GAGAATGAAGCGCTGAGTGAGCGCTATAAGGAGGTGTATGTTGAGCTGAGTGAATTAAGGGGCCGCAGTGAGAGAGACATCAATGCACTTAAAGAACACCTCAAACTCACTGATGCCGCACTGGAGGAGGGGCGTCTCCTAGGCAACCGCAGCACCGACCAATGA
- the triobpa gene encoding TRIO and F-actin-binding protein isoform X1, producing the protein MEIDGDYNERNHSGRSSRKSGGRNTGYNSRDFSPNGGNCEVIRSRNSGFNSRNSRNNGSNSAGASTPYRDYDKHGTLKNSNSKNKKRRNGVYSDTSDKQSRSDSRQSLSPSHSPLSPTSPASTPNISQSRQSRNQAPSPDLPKSQALIAETDKPVADRSKSNIRRGLEALILSENTRSSSQPAVPEMTIEDYVIIADIPRTKLYPEEEEAIIVRRRPQSRSPRRDNQHSYGDGSYGNEHEVSEERGRGRERERGRDRKEKERRRLDKEGGSSKTNSTTSGHSQRSSKKAEKIRTVNGGHKGPEQPPQMQLDLLNCKKGWMYLLDEDEEWRKHWFVIADSELRYYRDSDAEERDEADGEIYLHHCLRVEEFDADKNYGLQLHMHDGLVTLSAMTSRIRRNWIDTLRRRISFRDSAESIQHQDNSDISDRENSSSQNALSRTSPAPHDPGSDVIGPYQDETDMTSSPLTNRREAGEGRDRDHERRLEDRTKWFQEGISDREGEDPWEKVELKKGATPVVLTKPRVPDAQTVPDIERKWADFEQLPIGENRSPVGSQNPQATNEVLQREVVSLRQQIEALRQVRVAAGVAGLCGPDAPCALRLEQMEREHRERLKEIHNEHERERREMERDKQRLLQEEARNTVQAMEALKKAHQEEIERLKGHGGGEPTDPSVKEQLHESLSLQRELDGLSERYSQQCVELNRIQNSTEDRDGQIRQKERDMEQLRQENQELQARLTEEISLMRSFITGQRSGVVPLGSYERSTSELEMLLKVKESEVEYLHKEISCLRKEVQTLTKENEALSERYKEVYVELSELRGRSERDINALKEHLKLTDAALEEGRLLGNRSTDQ; encoded by the exons ATGGAAATCGACGGCGATTATAACGAACGCAACCACAGCGGTCGCAGCAGTCGAAAGAGTGGTGGCCGCAATACTGGTTACAACAGCAGGGATTTCTCTCCAAACGGAGGCAATTGTGAAGTAATTCGAAGTCGAAATAGTGGTTTTAATAGTCGCAACAGCAGAAACAATGGTTCTAACAGTGCTGGTGCCTCAACACCTTATCGAGATTACGATAAACATGGTACTCTAAAGAACAGCAATTCAAAAAATAAGAAACGCAGGAATGGCGTATACTCAGACACCTCAGACAAACAGTCCAGATCTGATTCGCGTCAATCACTAAGCCCCTCCCACTCCCCACTAAGCCCCACCTCACCTGCATCAACACCAAATATCTCCCAATCAAGGCAGAGTCGGAATCAGGCGCCTTCCCCTGATTTGCCCAAATCCCAAGCCTTAATTGCTGAGACGGACAAGCCGGTCGCTGATCGGAGCAAAAGCAACATCAGGCGGGGCTTGGAAGCGCTAATTCTTTCAGAGAACACCAGGTCTTCCAGCCAACCAGCAGTGCCAGAGATGACCATTGAGGACTATGTGATCATAGCAGATATTCCCCGAACGAAGCTGTACCCTGAGGAAGAAGAAGCAATAATAGTGAGGAGGAGACCTCAGAGCAGGAGCCCACGCAGAGACAATCAACACAG CTATGGGGATGGGAGCTATGGCAATGAGCATGAGGTTTCAGAAGAGCGAGGcagaggaagagaaagagagagaggaagagaccGGAAAGAGAAAGAGCGGAGACGTCTAGACAAAGAGGGAGGGTCATCAAAGACCAACAGCACTACATCAGGCCATTCACAG AGGTCCAGTAAAAAAGCAGAGAAGATTAGGACGGTAAACGGAGGACACAAAGGTCCAGAACAGCCCCCTCAGATGCAG CTTGACCTTCTGAACTGTAAAAAGGGATGGATGTATTTGTTGGATGAAGATGAAGAG TGGAGGAAGCACTGGTTTGTTATCGCTGACTCAGAACTGAGATACTATAGAGACTCTGATGCTGAAGAG agagatgaggcagatggGGAGATTTATTTACATCACTGTCTGCGAGTGGAGGAATTTGATGCCGACAAAAACTATGGACTTCAACTGCAT ATGCACGATGGACTGGTGACCCTGTCAGCGATGACCTCCAGAATCAGGAGGAACTGGATCGACACACTGAGGAGGAGGATCTCCTTCAGGGATTCAGCTGAAAGCATCCA ACACCAAGACAACAGTGACATCAGCGACAGAGAGAACTCCAGTTCCCAGAATGCACTATCCCGAACCTCTCCCGCACCCCACGACCCAGGGTCAGACGTTATCGGTCCATATCAAGATGAAACCGACATGACGTCCTCACCTTTAACCAATCGGAGGGAGGCAGGCGAGGGCCGTGACCGAGATCACGAAAGACGTCTGGAGGACAGAACCAAGTGGTTCCAGGAGGGAATATCCGACAGGGAGGGCGAGGACCCCTGGGAAAAGGTGGAGTTGAAGAAGGGTGCCACTCCGGTGGTTCTGACCAAGCCGAGGGTTCCTGACGCTCAGACGGTGCCGGACATCGAGAGGAAGTGGGCGGACTTTGAGCAGCTTCCTATCGGAGAGAACAGGTCACCTGTTGGTTCCCAGAATCCGCAGGCGACGAATGAGGTGCTTCAGCGAGAG GTGGTGTCTCTGAGGCAGCAGATCGAGGCTCTTCGTCAGGTGCGTGTGGCGGCCGGTGTCGCGGGTCTCTGCGGTCCTGACGCGCCCTGCGCTCTGAGACTGGAGCAGATGGAGAGAGAGCACAGAGAGAGACTGAAGGAGATACACAACGAGCACGAGAGAGAAcgcagagagatggagagagacaAACAGAGACTGCTGCAAGAGGAAGCCAGAAATACTGTTCAGG CTATGGAGGCTCTGAAGAAAGCTCATCAAGAGGAGATTGAGAGACTGAAGGGTCATGGAGGAGGAGAGCCAACAGACCCCTCCGTCAAAGAACAGCT ACACGAGTCGCTCTCTCTGCAGCGGGAGCTGGACGGACTGTCGGAGCGTTATTCCCAGCAGTGTGTGGAGCTCAACCGCATCCAGAACAGCACTGAAGATCGAGACGGACAGATCCGACAGAAGGAGAGAGACATGGAGCAGCTCCGCCAGGAGAACCAG GAACTGCAGGCGCGTCTGACGGAGGAGATAAGTCTCATGCGATCCTTCATCACAGGTCAAAGGTCAGGAGTTGTCCCCCTTGGCAGCTACGAAAGGAGCACCTCCGAATTAGAG ATGTTGCTGAAAGTGAAGGAGAGTGAGGTGGAGTATCTTCACAAGGAGATCAGCTGTCTCAGGAAAGAGGTCCAAACTCTAACTAAG GAGAATGAAGCGCTGAGTGAGCGCTATAAGGAGGTGTATGTTGAGCTGAGTGAATTAAGGGGCCGCAGTGAGAGAGACATCAATGCACTTAAAGAACACCTCAAACTCACTGATGCCGCACTGGAGGAGGGGCGTCTCCTAGGCAACCGCAGCACCGACCAATGA
- the dla gene encoding delta-like protein A, which yields MGRYLLLLFSILYMLLCQASSSGVFELKLQEFLNKKGVQGNKNCCKGGLTTPYQQCECKTFFRICLKHYQPNASPEPPCTYGGTVTPVLGSNSFQVPDTLPDGSFTNPIRMNFGFTWPGTFSLIIEAVHADSKEDLTTENPERIISTMTTQRHLTVGEDWSQDLHSVGRTELKYSYRFVCDEHYYGEGCSVFCRPRDDAFGHFTCGERGEIICDAGWKGQYCTEPICLPGCDEEHGFCEKPGECKCRVGFKGRYCDECIRYPGCLHGTCQQPWQCNCQEGWGGLFCNQDLNYCTHHKPCLNGATCSNTGQGSYTCSCRPGFTGASCEIEVNECTGNPCRNGGSCTDMENTYSCACPPGFYGNNCELSAMTCADGPCFNGGRCADNPDGGYFCQCPTGYAGFNCEKKIDHCSSSPCSNGARCVDLVNSYLCQCPEGFTGMNCDRAGDECSLYPCQNGGTCQEGASGYICTCPPGYTGRNCSSPVSRCQHNPCHNGATCHERNNRYVCACVPGYGGRNCQFLLPDRASQIGSDVPWTAVGSGVLLVLLLVVACAVVVVCVRSKVQQRRRDREEEVANGENETINNLTNNCHRDKDLAVSVVGTAPVKNINKKIDFHSDHDDLSMTTEKRSYKTRHAPADYNLVHEVKYEVKHEVKLEHAGKEMTAKELSDSCEDVKCQSLQDSSEFEEKRRKRLKSDASEKSKYSESRYSESKYSESKYSESKYSESNYSDSLYSESACASACASASTSACVDTKYKSVMVMSEEKDECVIATEV from the exons atgGGACGCTACTTACTGTTGCTCTTCTCCATCCTGTACATGCTGCTCTGCCAG GCGTCTTCTTCAGGCGTCTTCGAGCTGAAGTTGCAGGAGTTTTTGAACAAGAAGGGCGTACAAGGCAACAAGAACTGCTGTAAAGGTGGGCTTACCACCCCATACCAGCAGTGCGAGTGCAAGACTTTTTTCAGAATCTGCTTAAAACATTATCAGCCCAATGCATCTCCAGAGCCACCCTGCACCTACGGAGGCACCGTCACCCCTGTGCTGGGGTCCAACTCTTTCCAAGTGCCAGATACCTTACCGGACGGTTCTTTCACCAATCCCATCAGGATGAATTTCGGTTTCACGTGGCCG GGAACTTTTTCTCTTATCATTGAAGCGGTGCATGCTGATTCCAAAGAGGATCTGACAACAG AAAACCCAGAGCGCATCATCAGCACCATGACCACCCAGAGGCACTTGACTGTGGGCGAGGACTGGTCCCAGGACCTGCACAGCGTGGGTCGAACTGAGCTCAAGTACTCCTACCGCTTTGTGTGTGATGAGCACTACTATGGCGAGGGATGCTCCGTGTTCTGCCGGCCCAGGGACGATGCATTCGGTCATTTCACCTGCGGAGAACGTGGAGAAATCATCTGCGACGCAGGGTGGAAGGGCCAGTACTGCACAGAAC CAATTTGCCTCCCAGGATGTGACGAGGAGCATGGCTTCTGCGAGAAACCCGGAGAGTGCAA GTGCAGAGTAGGCTTTAAAGGCCGCTACTGTGATGAGTGCATACGTTACCCAGGATGCCTTCATGGGACCTGCCAGCAACCATGGCAATGCAACTGCCAGGAAGGCTGGGGAGGCCTCTTCTGCAACCAAG ATCTGAACTACTGCACACATCATAAGCCCTGCCTGAATGGAGCCACTTGTAGTAACACCGGTCAGGGCAGCTACACCTGTTCCTGTCGCCCAGGATTCACTGGAGCCAGCTGTGAGATTGAGGTCAACGAATGCACAGGCAACCCCTGCCGCAACGGAGGAAGCTGCACT GACATGGagaacacctacagctgtgccTGTCCGCCTGGTTTTTACGGCAACAACTGCGAGCTTAGTGCCATGACGTGTGCGGATGGGCCGTGCTTTAACGGCGGACGCTGCGCCGACAATCCGGATGGTGGCTACTTCTGCCAGTGTCCCACTGGATACGCAGGGTTCAACTGCGAGAAGAAGATCGACCATTGCTCCTCCAGTCCATGCTCAAACG GTGCACGCTGCGTCGACTTGGTGAACTCGTACCTGTGCCAGTGTCCAGAAGGGTTCACGGGTATGAACTGCGATCGCGCAGGGGACGAGTGCTCGCTGTACCCTTGCCAAAATGGCGGGACATGCCAAGAAGGCGCCAGTGGTTACATCTGCACATGCCCACCTGGTTACACTGGACGAAACTGCAGTTCACCTGTGAGCCGCTGCCAACACAACCCCTGCCATAACGGCGCCACCTGCCATGAGAGGAACAACCGCTACGTGTGTGCTTGCGTCCCGGGATATGGAGGACGCAACTGCCAGTTCTTGCTTCCGGACAGAGCGTCCCAAATAGGCAGCGACGTTCCCTGGACTGCTGTGGGGTCGGGAGTCTTGCTGGTGCTGTTGTTGGTAGTCGCATGTGCCGTGGTGGTGGTCTGCGTTCGCTCTAAGGTTCAGCAGCGCCGGCGGGATAGAGAAGAGGAGGTCGCCAATGGCGAAAATGAAACGATCAACAACCTTACAAACAACTGCCACCGTGACAAAGATCTGGCTGTAAGTGTCGTTGGAACAGCACCTGTCAAGAACATCAACAAGAAGATCGATTTTCACAGCGATCATGACGACCTGAGCATGACTACAGAGAAGAGGAGCTATAAGACGCGACATGCGCCTGCAGACTACAACCTGGTACATGAAGTAAAATATGAGGTGAAGCACGAGGTGAAACTGGAGCATGCCGGGAAGGAAATGACGGCGAAGGAGTTGTCCGATAGCTGCGAGGACGTAAAGTGCCAATCTCTGCAGGACTCTTCCGAGTTTGAGGAGAAGCGCAGGAAACGTCTGAAAAG CGATGCATCAGAAAAGTCAAAATATTCAGAGTCGAGGTATTCTGAATCAAAGTATTCTGAATCGAAGTACTCAGAATCAAAGTACTCAGAATCAAACTATTCTGATTCGCTGTATTCCGAGTCAGCATGTGCGTCGGCATGTGCATCGGCATCCACGTCGGCTTGTGTCGACACCAAATACAAATCCGTCATGGTGATGTCGGAGGAAAAAGATGAATGTGTAATTGCAACTGAG GTGTAA